From a region of the Pieris rapae chromosome 22, ilPieRapa1.1, whole genome shotgun sequence genome:
- the LOC110992883 gene encoding uncharacterized protein LOC110992883 encodes MDHNIINTRLHENRVSSTYAEIYFDDEYCENKFIDIETEDKADLKRRKSIKQDDISDWISPSDLLIGIIELKPPFTSKINRGKTHEGILQIANSVLERERARFLKSLSKLVQENDSSWQHILKHEKETVVKRVRLIYDNIYKQKSKVMAEEISNFYEETLQDLEAHLRTEIQSVLTSTHANVISRLNNDIKQKLKIEKKKLENVLRKRLLSEVKKINTYYKYLLRNEVYRNETIICQALHERNNAIQAFLRQAEAEKLTSSMYVMSLERKKCIIKNLLLKNHHEAEIMEKIAKLKENQEIIDSYKQKDIPFFNINQEWEEKITKVLQLFLKFIGFSLKLLPEQSTFLLDLEKMMVLQLNEIQKSPEYAPSLLVDEKELMNLFKFQECDKEPTVCDKEPFILIGDLSDSEPPRYGSRETLTSDVELPFIRLQRQYMYARCHGYEKIKEFLKSQICICDKYPTPSPSLAEDNMSTVTVPLEEPNIPTKTESSEELLVCEDYRRLPDCPARKCNEVVRQDSFPFLPLYLDFTEENYNRVTAILGKSPERVASPDMIQPKEVVYRELPFSATKEPYHTVETQYSSQETISDKVIYPCTCAVSHSTVKESSSDINMALNKRKISLQQLMREQPNLLQLFTDESYDIQV; translated from the coding sequence atggaccataatataataaatacaaggcTTCACGAAAATAGAGTGAGTAGCACGTATgccgaaatatattttgacgacgaatattgtgaaaataagtttattgacATCGAAACAGAGGATAAAGCAGAtctaaaaagaagaaaatctaTCAAACAAGATGATATCAGTGATTGGATATCACCTAGTGATTTACTTATCGGAATAATAGAATTGAAGCCTCCTTTTACATCAAAAATCAATCGTGGTAAAACTCATGAGGGGATATTGCAAATAGCAAACTCGGTACTAGAACGTGAGCGTGCAAGATTTCTGAAATCTCTCTCTAAGTTGGTACAAGAAAATGATTCATCATGGCAACACATACTTAAACACGAAAAAGAAACGGTGGTCAAAAGGGTTAGGCTGATTTATGACAATATTTACAAGCAAAAGAGTAAAGTAATGGCAGAGGAAATCTCCAATTTCTATGAAGAGACTTTACAAGATTTAGAAGCGCACTTAAGGACTGAGATACAATCCGTTCTAACCAGTACTCACGCTAATGTTATATCAAGACtaaataatgacattaaacaaaaattaaaaattgaaaaaaagaaacttgaaAATGTCTTAAGAAAAAGGCTTTTATCGGaagttaagaaaataaatacatattataaatacctaCTTCGCAATGAAGTTTATAGAAATGAAACTATTATTTGTCAAGCTCTTCATGAAAGAAACAATGCTATACAAGCTTTCTTAAGGCAGGCAGAGGCTGAAAAATTAACAAGTTCTATGTACGTAATGAGCTTAGAGCGTAAAaagtgtataataaaaaatttacttctaAAAAATCACCATGAGGCCGAGATTATGGAAAAAATTGCGAAGCTTAAGGAGAATCAGGAAATAATTGATTCTTATAAGCAAAAGGATATTCCATTTTTCAATATCAACCAAGAGTGGGAAGAAAAGATAACAAAAGTGCTACAACTTTTTCTCAAATTCATCGGTTTTTCACTGAAATTATTACCTGAACAATCTACTTTCCTGCTTGATTTAGAGAAAATGATGGTATTACAATTGAATGAAATACAGAAATCACCTGAATATGCGCCTTCTCTGCTTGTAGATGAAAAagaattaatgaatttatttaaatttcaagaaTGTGACAAAGAACCCACAGTCTGCGATAAAGAgccatttatattaatagggGATTTATCAGATTCTGAACCACCACGTTATGGAAGTAGAGAAACGTTGACGTCTGATGTAGAATTACCATTTATTAGACTACAAAGGCAGTATATGTACGCCAGATGTCACGGGTATGAGAAGATAAAAGAGTTCCTAAAGTCCCAAATATGCATATGTGATAAGTATCCAACTCCATCGCCTTCCCTTGCTGAAGATAATATGAGCACGGTTACTGTTCCTTTAGAAGAACCTAATATTCCAACGAAAACTGAATCTTCGGAAGAACTTTTAGTATGTGAAGATTATAGACGGCTTCCAGATTGCCCAGCTCGAAAATGTAATGAAGTGGTAAGACAGGACTCTTTTCCCTTTTTGCCTTtgtatttagattttacagAAGAGAATTATAATCGGGTGACGGCTATATTGGGGAAAAGCCCTGAAAGGGTCGCATCGCCCGATATGATTCAACCAAAAGAAGTGGTTTACAGGGAATTACCGTTTTCTGCAACTAAAGAACCATACCATACTGTTGAAACACAATACTCGAGTCAAGAAACCATTAGCGATAAAGTTATATACCCGTGCACATGTGCAGTAAGTCATTCGACAGTCAAGGAGTCTTCAAGTGATATAAATATGGCGttgaacaaaagaaaaatctcTTTACAACAATTAATGAGGGAACAGCCTAATTTGTTGCAATTATTTACGGATGAATCTTATGACATCCAAGTATAA